A single window of Aythya fuligula isolate bAytFul2 chromosome Z, bAytFul2.pri, whole genome shotgun sequence DNA harbors:
- the LOC116500962 gene encoding zinc finger protein 474-like, which produces MEANVNKKNLNKIIDTLPSAGDSPASVSALLPSEQVAPSNVTDIPRILPEVPLEAGPQRRRPGTAIISKQPDSSNMSKMPLSRPVIPPRRPCFRVCYICGKEFGSQSISIHEPQCLEKWRIENDQLPRHLRRPEPRRPEALTGGSCVLTADNEAAYQSAQAQLLPCGNCGRTFLPDRLIVHQRSCKGNGSGVGLPGANPHKSGSAREDPCKAMVRRPPTVICYICGREYGTTSISIHEPQCLKKWHQENDMLPKRLRRPEPKKPEVNPIQAKGFYDLDALNEAAWISAQNQLVPCDICGRTFLPDRLIVHQKSCKPKPAT; this is translated from the exons ATGGAAGCAAATGTCAATAAAAAGAATCTGAACAAAATTATTGACACTCTGCCAagtgctggggacagccctgctAGTGTCTCTGCCCTCTTGCCTTCTGAGCAGGTTGCACCATCAAATGTGACAGATATTCCCCGAATTTTGCCAGAAGTACCTCTAGAAGCTGGACCCCAGAGAAGGCGGCCAGGCACTGCAATAATATCAAAGCAGCCAGACTCTTCAAACATGTCTAAGATGCCACTGAGTCGACCGGTCATCCCTCCACGGAGACCTTGCTTCAGGGTATGCTATATCTGTGGCAAAGAATTTGGGTCACAGTCCATCTCTATACATGAACCCCAGTGCTTAGAGAAGTGGCGTATTGAAAACGATCAGCTACCAAGACATCTGAGAAGACCAGAGCCTCGGAGACCTGAGGCCCTTACTGGTGGTTCCTGCGTGCTTACAGCTGATAATGAAGCAGCTTATCAGAGCGCTCAAGCCCAGCTTCTGCCCTGTGGAAATTGTGGCCGGACCTTCCTTCCAGACCGTCTCATTGTGCACCAGAGGAGCTGCAAAGGAAATGGCAGCGGTGTGGGGTTGCCAGGGGCTAACCCCCATAAATCTGGCTCAGCAAGAGAAGATCCCTGTAAGGCCA TGGTAAGACGGCCACCAACAGTGATTTGTTACATATGTGGCCGTGAGTACGGAACAACGTCCATCAGCATCCATGAGCCACAGTGCCTGAAGAAATGGCACCAAGAGAATGACATGCTACCCAAGCGCTTGAGGAGGCCAGAGCCCAAAAAGCCTGAAGTCAATCCCATACAAG ccAAAGGTTTCTATGATCTTGATGCTTTAAATGAGGCTGCCTGGATCAGCGCCCAGAACCAGCTAGTTCCATGTGATATTTGTGGGCGTACTTTCCTTCCAGACAGACTGATTGTACACCAGAAGTCCTGTAAACCGAAACCTGCAACATGA